The following proteins are encoded in a genomic region of Arachis stenosperma cultivar V10309 chromosome 4, arast.V10309.gnm1.PFL2, whole genome shotgun sequence:
- the LOC130974514 gene encoding glutathione S-transferase T3-like, with the protein MDPNQLNSFFNYLQNFSQIPNTQQSQTSNSQVPNQNFTLPNSFQNPNPQNLYNFNFQDPYNNQFPIFQPQNQNSQITHFPFSSIFNPSIGNATPTSLPFPTQFSASRHNSSGVGGSSNPSSQTLIQSSPNSQYSDFANSRGLDVIDLNDDDIEDRRQDSIQHWHWKEDEMLISGWLNVSTDPVVGTDQKGETFWSRIHSYCVEFCFDMTRGSWLIKLYSTDYGQKFTFERHWNMLRLEQKWRSQLPTQSSGSKRTKVSTTGAYSSSSNPETPLADESSVDSPVRPQ; encoded by the exons ATGGATCCAAACCAACTCAACTCTTTCTTCAATTACTTACAAAACTTTTCTCAAATTCCAAATACCCAACAATCTCAAACCTCAAACTCTCAAGTTCCAAATCAAAACTTCACACTACCAAATTCATTTCAAAATCCAAATCCACAAAATCtttataatttcaattttcaagaTCCTTATAATAATCAGTTTCCTATATTCCAAccacaaaatcaaaattcacaaaTAACCCATTTTCCATTTTCATCCATATTTAACCCCTCTATCGGAAATGCTACTCCAACTTCCTTACCGTTTCCAACTCAATTCAGTGCATCAAGACATAACTCATCTGGTGTTGGTGGCTCTTCTAACCCATCATCTCAGACTCTTATACAATCTAGTCCAAATTCGCAATATTCAGATTTTGCCAACTCTCGTGGATTAGATGTTATCGACcttaatgatgatgatattgaagATCGGAGGCAAGATAGTATTCAACACTGGCATTGGAAAGAAGATGAGATGCTGATCAGTGGATGGTTAAATGTTTCAACTGACCCTGTAGTTGGTACCGATCAAAAGGGGGAAACATTTTGGAGTCGAATTCATAGCTACTGTGTAGAATTTTGCTTCGACATGACAAGGGG GAGTTGGCTTATAAAACTTTATTCCACAGATTATGGTCAAAAGTTCACTTTTGAGAGGCATTGGAACATGCTTCGGTTGGAGCAAAAATGGAGAAGCCAACTACCTACACAGAGTAGCGGCTCAAAGAGAACCAAGGTTAGTACAACTGGAGCATACTCATCCTCATCAAACCCAGAAACACCGTTGGCTGACGAATCCAGTGTGGACTCTCCCGTTCGCCCACAATGA
- the LOC130974513 gene encoding uncharacterized protein LOC130974513, which translates to MRRHVFLRIVDALSNVYPYFQQKVDATERRGLSSLQKCTTAIRMLAYGVGVDAVDDYVHIGESTTIECLEKFIECVISVFEDEYLRKPKPNDVQRLLQMADGRGFPGMLGSIDCMHWQWKNCPKAWKDGIYSEWATFVKSISKPQGEKRKLFVQYQEGQRKDVERAFGVLQARFAIIRGPARFWENKKLANIMRSYIILHNMIVEDERDTYAGNFAQGLEYDDVENGLSQPQLGK; encoded by the exons ATGAGAAGACATGTGTTCCTTCGGATAGTAGACGCTCTCTCAAACGTCTATCCGTATTTCCAACAGAAGGTTGATGCAACTGAAAGAAGAGGCTTGTCATCACTCCAGAAATGTACCACTGCGATACGCATGTTAGCATATGGCGTAGGAGTTGATGCTGTTGATGATTATGTGCACATAGGCGAGAGCACTACAATTGAATGCTTGGAAAAATTTATTGAATGTGTCATTTCGGTGTTCGAGGATGAATACTTGCGAAAACCCAAACCAAATGACGTACAACGCCTGCTACAAATGGCGGATGGTCGTGGCTTCCCTGGCATGTTGGGTAGTATTGACTGCATGCATTGGCAATGGAAAAATTGTCCAAAGGCGTGGAAAG ATGGTATTTATTCTGAATGGGCCACATTTGTCAAATCAATCTCAAAGCCACAAGGGGAGAAACGCAAGTTATTTGTACAATACCAAGAAGGGCAAAGAAAAGATGTGGAGCGAGCATTCGGAGTGTTGCAAGCACGCTTTGCAATTATACGTGGTCCAGCTCGTTTTTGGGAAAATAAGAAGCTTGCCAACATAATGAGATCTTATATTATATTGCATAATATGATTGTTGAGGATGAAAGAGACACTTATGCAGGAAATTTTGCTCAGGGCTTAGAGTATGATGATGTCGAAAATGGCTTATCACAACCTCAGCTGGGAAAATAA